In the genome of Clostridium cylindrosporum DSM 605, one region contains:
- a CDS encoding xanthine dehydrogenase family protein molybdopterin-binding subunit yields the protein MGEISKGVSKGDGLGLILGRNAYLEDKIPCNTLFVKVLRCSSSRNIKYININDAVKIPGVECILTNKSIHKVGTSELGEDEFNSIFPNDIALIAALDEESANEAMKLIKIEYELDEIKILSINKKDDLSVIYSFGNVDKEFKHDLVILEEVYRTQSIYQGFLETCRSYTYFDQYERLVVVSTSEVPFLVRKILSERLQVPIGKIRVIKPKTGGGYGGKSIVSSEYYPAIITLKTGKPAKVIYTVDETFNMVEEKSETDVKVKLGATREGKISAIDIEISQGPVNRVDYSDHPIIDAASEVMSLYNFKAARFLSNISANRLKKSDLSEVVFGIESTINNLGKKLNMDIIKIHEINMIKKGNEINQRILDDKNYALDYCIKRGKKLIEWDEKYPKKQVASNKVRGIGMSIARQDIGVPYEDAASSTIKFNEDGTFMLTIGTNDLGICSSTILSQICAEAIGVTTDKVMVLSCDTDLMPFYSNTYSTKTLYALANAVKKTGEKMRKLIIETAGEILGTDVSLIIYDGETIRIKNSDKVMTMREFGKKVVYALKQLFVCDSYTFKKTTPSYMAGFVEVEVDTETGKIRVENFVGVFDIGTVINPTLMKVEAESSILRGIGMAMYEEVKKNSENNMDLNPLIYRIPTRNDFGNITVEFTNTYDASGVYGAKSSLNIGFNTVPAAIQEAVYNAIGVRVNELPITSEKIIMNNKTSK from the coding sequence ATGGGTGAAATAAGTAAGGGAGTATCTAAGGGAGATGGACTAGGACTTATACTTGGAAGAAATGCATACCTAGAGGATAAGATTCCTTGTAATACACTTTTTGTTAAGGTTTTAAGATGTTCATCCTCTAGAAATATAAAGTATATAAACATAAATGATGCTGTTAAGATTCCTGGTGTTGAATGCATACTAACAAATAAAAGTATACATAAAGTGGGAACTAGTGAACTAGGAGAAGATGAATTTAATTCAATATTTCCAAATGATATTGCACTTATTGCAGCATTAGACGAAGAAAGTGCAAATGAGGCAATGAAACTTATAAAAATTGAATATGAATTAGATGAGATTAAGATTCTAAGTATAAATAAGAAAGATGATTTAAGCGTAATATATAGTTTTGGAAATGTTGATAAGGAGTTTAAGCACGACCTCGTTATACTGGAGGAAGTATACCGAACTCAATCTATTTATCAAGGGTTCCTTGAAACCTGTAGGTCATATACCTATTTTGATCAATATGAAAGACTTGTTGTGGTATCTACAAGTGAAGTCCCATTTTTAGTTAGAAAGATTCTTTCAGAAAGACTACAAGTTCCAATAGGAAAGATTAGGGTTATAAAACCTAAAACAGGTGGCGGTTATGGGGGAAAGAGTATAGTAAGCTCTGAGTACTATCCAGCTATTATAACTTTAAAAACAGGAAAACCTGCAAAGGTTATTTATACAGTTGATGAAACCTTTAATATGGTGGAAGAAAAGAGTGAAACAGATGTTAAGGTTAAATTAGGAGCTACAAGAGAGGGGAAAATTAGTGCAATAGATATAGAGATATCCCAAGGACCAGTTAACCGTGTAGATTACAGTGACCATCCTATTATTGATGCTGCATCAGAGGTTATGAGTTTATATAATTTTAAAGCTGCAAGATTTTTAAGTAATATTTCAGCAAATAGGTTAAAGAAATCTGATTTAAGCGAAGTAGTATTTGGAATTGAAAGCACAATAAATAATCTAGGTAAAAAATTAAATATGGATATCATTAAGATTCATGAAATCAATATGATCAAAAAAGGTAATGAAATAAATCAAAGGATACTAGATGATAAAAATTATGCTTTAGATTATTGCATAAAAAGGGGAAAAAAGCTTATAGAATGGGATGAAAAGTACCCTAAAAAGCAAGTAGCATCAAATAAAGTTCGTGGAATTGGAATGTCAATAGCAAGACAAGATATAGGAGTGCCATATGAAGACGCTGCTTCATCCACAATTAAATTTAATGAAGATGGTACATTTATGTTAACTATAGGAACTAATGACCTTGGAATATGTAGTAGTACAATACTCTCGCAAATTTGTGCTGAAGCTATTGGAGTTACAACAGATAAAGTCATGGTTTTATCATGTGATACAGACCTTATGCCTTTTTATAGTAATACATATTCTACTAAGACACTTTATGCTCTTGCTAATGCTGTGAAAAAAACTGGAGAAAAAATGAGGAAACTAATTATTGAGACAGCTGGGGAAATTCTAGGTACAGATGTATCTTTAATTATCTATGATGGGGAGACAATAAGAATTAAAAACTCAGATAAAGTAATGACTATGAGAGAATTTGGTAAAAAGGTTGTATACGCTTTAAAGCAATTATTTGTATGTGACTCCTATACATTTAAAAAAACAACACCATCATATATGGCAGGATTTGTTGAGGTTGAGGTAGATACTGAAACAGGAAAAATTCGTGTAGAGAATTTTGTAGGTGTTTTTGATATTGGAACAGTTATAAATCCAACTCTTATGAAGGTAGAAGCTGAATCTTCAATTCTTCGAGGAATAGGAATGGCAATGTATGAGGAAGTTAAAAAGAATAGTGAAAATAACATGGATTTAAATCCTTTAATATATAGAATCCCAACAAGAAATGACTTTGGAAATATAACAGTAGAATTTACAAATACCTATGATGCAAGTGGTGTATATGGTGCAAAATCAAGTTTAAATATTGGGTTTAATACAGTTCCAGCTGCGATTCAAGAGGCTGTATATAATGCAATTGGTGTAAGAGTTAATGAATTACCAATTACATCAGAAAAAATAATTATGAATAATAAAACTTCTAAGTAA